One Vallitalea pronyensis genomic region harbors:
- a CDS encoding ATP-binding protein: MHIKKAHLISFGKYQNQVLTLDKGINLLYGPNEAGKSTFHKFIEGMFYGFYKSHTKNKQYEDDYDQYLPWENSNQYKGILVYTHGGREYRMERNFMKRHDGIEMFDNQTGENITETFDYDKVIKLHQPAWKHLGINKSTFNNTISIGQLSSKTGEGLVKEVKDRLINLGESKDDEISVKNAMNQLDSKLGEIGTANRKKTSPYGKLVEKLKALKEEKDKAAKVWQQVMAQQEALLASKEALKTLEATKAQNEENLDLINLEKLQKQYAQAKAMQEAIILKKEAVETYKTYEGVDLQEIDQALKAVHTLQVNQLRQEELIAERSTVMAALERLYTQYDHLKFLDKHPSDLSELEEIVSTYHIYVSRKKEYEGLEQELKAIKPDTLEKVDGHQLIEDIKAYEQLENEKHYKQHPHPALALEEERYHQQARKVSKNKKWMFMGGIGCIVALGTGFMMTQWVITALGALFGLGVLVLLLLNKKENQHLKRLETTLNGLKQEEADQQKIIQDITMKQDILLKKNGCTHLEDLRQLKEQQAYQNMRYEEQKKRYDTLITNKNALEESNLEQQQHLQHWIALFLNLEEISKDHILHVKERYEDYKQLQKSIPIKEEERTSIDKKIEEMKCVMDTLDEKIKHIGSKYEAGTEEDFARVKEKKMLYNQLQQDLTYKEAMYHQLIGTTSLEELGATLAQSHEQPPQIKKTKEELEQEQKELVDKILKVNKEISGYESKIVNLEKEVRPLVDIEEDIDQMKQQRDKYDNKIKALTMAKEVIENISRDIQNNFAPKLNEKVSKIVGQITDQKYSDIKINPNMDVLTYEPNQLQLTAIEKLSKGTVDQMYFALRLSIIDVIREGETLPLILDDCFTQYDDDRLEKALQLLAQLDRQIIVLTCHEREGKLLDKMDVNYNKILLT; this comes from the coding sequence GTGCATATTAAAAAAGCACATCTAATCAGTTTTGGAAAATATCAAAATCAAGTGTTAACATTAGACAAAGGTATTAACCTGCTCTATGGACCTAATGAAGCAGGTAAATCAACCTTTCATAAATTCATCGAAGGTATGTTTTATGGCTTCTACAAATCCCATACAAAGAATAAGCAGTATGAGGATGATTATGATCAGTATCTGCCTTGGGAGAACAGCAATCAGTATAAGGGCATTTTAGTCTATACCCATGGTGGTAGAGAATACCGCATGGAGCGAAATTTCATGAAACGTCACGATGGGATTGAGATGTTTGATAATCAAACAGGAGAAAATATAACGGAAACCTTTGATTATGATAAAGTCATAAAGCTGCATCAGCCTGCATGGAAACATCTTGGCATCAATAAATCAACCTTCAATAATACCATCAGTATTGGGCAATTAAGCAGTAAGACCGGTGAAGGTCTGGTAAAAGAGGTCAAAGACAGGCTCATTAATCTAGGTGAAAGCAAAGATGATGAAATATCCGTCAAAAATGCTATGAATCAATTAGATAGTAAGCTAGGAGAGATTGGAACAGCCAATCGAAAAAAAACAAGCCCCTATGGAAAACTCGTTGAGAAGCTTAAAGCATTAAAAGAAGAAAAAGACAAGGCAGCTAAGGTATGGCAGCAAGTCATGGCACAACAAGAAGCCCTCTTAGCCAGTAAAGAAGCATTAAAGACGTTGGAAGCCACCAAAGCCCAGAATGAGGAGAATCTAGACCTTATTAATCTTGAAAAATTGCAGAAACAGTATGCCCAAGCAAAGGCCATGCAAGAAGCCATTATACTGAAGAAAGAAGCTGTTGAAACCTATAAGACTTATGAGGGGGTAGATCTACAGGAAATTGATCAAGCCCTGAAAGCCGTGCATACATTACAGGTCAATCAATTAAGGCAAGAAGAATTAATAGCTGAGCGTTCCACTGTAATGGCAGCTCTAGAGAGGCTATATACTCAGTACGATCATTTAAAGTTTTTAGATAAACACCCTAGTGACTTATCTGAGTTAGAGGAAATTGTATCTACCTATCATATCTATGTATCAAGAAAAAAAGAATATGAAGGCCTTGAACAGGAACTAAAAGCCATTAAACCAGATACATTGGAGAAAGTTGATGGTCATCAGCTCATAGAAGATATCAAAGCTTATGAGCAGCTGGAAAATGAAAAACACTATAAGCAACATCCTCATCCTGCCTTAGCTCTAGAAGAAGAGCGTTATCACCAACAGGCTAGAAAAGTTTCGAAAAATAAAAAATGGATGTTCATGGGCGGTATAGGCTGTATTGTAGCATTAGGTACAGGGTTTATGATGACACAATGGGTTATAACAGCCTTAGGTGCACTCTTTGGCTTAGGCGTTTTGGTACTATTGCTTCTTAACAAAAAAGAAAATCAACACCTCAAGAGGTTAGAAACAACTTTAAACGGACTTAAACAAGAGGAAGCAGACCAACAAAAAATCATTCAAGACATTACCATGAAACAAGACATACTACTTAAGAAGAATGGCTGTACACACTTAGAAGATTTAAGACAATTAAAAGAGCAGCAAGCCTATCAAAACATGCGGTATGAAGAGCAAAAAAAACGGTATGACACCTTAATTACCAACAAGAACGCATTAGAGGAGAGCAACCTTGAACAACAACAGCATTTACAGCATTGGATAGCCTTATTTTTGAATTTGGAGGAAATAAGTAAAGACCATATCCTGCATGTGAAAGAGCGCTATGAAGATTATAAGCAACTGCAAAAAAGCATTCCTATAAAAGAAGAAGAACGGACGAGTATTGATAAGAAAATAGAGGAAATGAAGTGTGTGATGGATACTTTGGATGAAAAAATTAAGCATATTGGGTCTAAGTATGAAGCTGGGACGGAAGAAGATTTTGCAAGGGTAAAAGAAAAGAAGATGCTCTATAATCAACTCCAGCAAGACCTTACCTATAAAGAAGCCATGTACCATCAGTTAATAGGGACAACCTCTCTTGAAGAGTTAGGGGCAACCTTAGCTCAATCCCATGAGCAGCCTCCACAAATAAAAAAGACAAAAGAAGAGCTGGAGCAAGAGCAAAAAGAATTAGTGGATAAGATCCTTAAGGTTAATAAAGAAATCAGTGGCTATGAAAGTAAAATTGTTAACCTGGAAAAAGAAGTGAGGCCCCTAGTGGACATTGAAGAAGACATAGACCAAATGAAGCAACAGCGTGATAAGTACGATAATAAAATAAAAGCGCTAACCATGGCAAAGGAAGTCATCGAAAATATATCAAGAGATATTCAAAACAATTTTGCGCCAAAATTAAATGAAAAAGTGTCTAAAATAGTAGGTCAGATTACGGACCAGAAGTATTCAGACATTAAGATTAACCCGAATATGGATGTATTAACCTACGAACCCAATCAATTGCAATTAACGGCTATTGAGAAATTGAGCAAGGGAACAGTGGATCAGATGTACTTTGCTCTAAGGTTAAGCATCATTGATGTCATTAGAGAAGGTGAGACCCTACCCCTTATACTAGATGATTGTTTCACCCAGTATGATGACGACCGATTAGAAAAAGCCCTTCAATTACTGGCACAGTTGGACCGACAGATTATTGTCTTAACTTGTCATGAGCGTGAAGGAAAACTACTGGATAAGATGGATGTTAACTATAATAAAATTTTGTTGACATAG
- a CDS encoding metallophosphoesterase family protein, with protein MRFIHTGDVHIGMEFKQASFGSTFAKKRRYEIKETFYRILHRAMETEVDFLFISGDLFEDDYVTMGDLKEISGQLQKIAPTKVMIIAGNHDPIMNNQSKYSMMDIATNVYIMDTHVDKISFDELNVDIYGLSWNKKTIKERMLRDLAIEDPERMNILLAHGDVYQKSEYLPIDKEHILQKGFDYIALGHIHKHDFIAHNMAYPGSPEPLDFSETGQHGFIEGTMEKGLLDVRFVPFAKREFMALTIDIDHQMTLEDMITKALHALADCSADNMYRLYFKGLRDKDQLLDKTYIKERIEEVITYAEIYDETQPNYDLTRLRQDNEGNVIGKFIAYMQEQDLNDEINRQALYEGVQALLSEKVKARAY; from the coding sequence ATGCGGTTTATACATACTGGTGATGTCCATATTGGTATGGAATTTAAGCAAGCTAGTTTTGGAAGTACTTTTGCTAAGAAGAGACGCTATGAGATAAAAGAGACTTTTTATAGAATACTACATCGAGCCATGGAAACAGAAGTGGACTTTCTTTTTATTAGTGGGGATTTATTTGAAGACGATTATGTCACCATGGGGGACTTAAAAGAGATAAGTGGACAACTCCAAAAGATTGCCCCTACCAAGGTGATGATCATAGCTGGTAACCATGACCCCATCATGAACAACCAATCAAAATACAGCATGATGGATATAGCCACCAATGTGTATATCATGGATACACATGTGGATAAAATATCTTTTGACGAATTAAATGTGGATATCTATGGACTGAGCTGGAACAAGAAAACCATAAAAGAGAGAATGTTACGGGATCTAGCCATTGAAGACCCAGAGCGTATGAATATTTTATTAGCCCACGGCGATGTCTATCAAAAATCGGAATATCTGCCCATAGATAAGGAACATATCCTTCAAAAAGGGTTTGACTACATTGCTTTGGGACACATTCATAAACATGATTTTATTGCCCATAATATGGCTTATCCAGGAAGTCCTGAGCCTTTGGATTTTAGCGAAACAGGCCAGCACGGGTTTATAGAAGGAACCATGGAAAAAGGGTTGTTGGATGTTCGCTTTGTTCCTTTTGCCAAGCGGGAATTCATGGCACTAACCATAGACATAGACCATCAAATGACCCTAGAAGACATGATCACAAAAGCATTGCATGCCTTGGCTGATTGCTCTGCTGATAACATGTATCGCTTGTATTTTAAGGGGTTACGGGATAAAGATCAATTATTAGATAAAACGTACATCAAAGAGCGTATAGAAGAGGTTATAACCTATGCAGAAATCTACGATGAAACACAACCCAATTATGACTTAACAAGATTGCGCCAAGACAATGAAGGAAATGTTATAGGCAAATTTATCGCTTATATGCAAGAACAAGATTTAAACGATGAGATTAATCGACAAGCATTGTATGAAGGTGTCCAAGCGTTATTGAGTGAGAAGGTGAAAGCGCGTGCATATTAA